In Verrucomicrobiia bacterium, the following proteins share a genomic window:
- a CDS encoding AAA family ATPase has protein sequence MITLSSIVKRAHEAYGSQLELRYLHPTLYLICKDPAFESLEDEERKRRFVEKTGLSGNGANQSYLASILSLVLVTPEERERDYDFLDVSATGRHWLPLLAGRQATGFAPVESAVPRAIHFYGYKGGQARSTVLAMLAQQLAEDGYLVLAVDADIEAPSLDAVFDSAASSPSQTLLGLAMSTQPIETRSAYTARGGVGRVDLIACRPVSAEYDMDFAAFALRSALDVEVLEEGLNRLRRHIEQMPKDRYDFVLLDHRSGLATSVLPVIGAYPGPTVICLRIDEQSSGAGALFDILLGQVKDTPGAYVSFSLDPEDTREKMLGRHGARISEFLDRLGEAVERGSSDYAGPDNDLPPEDFQRYWVSWFHDRAFVTDRFPALSEISEGNRQSLLQLREVLGLSGRKEPVVRERRRERRSTRLSPSGAGDEGVFIQTQEIARLFQPNTPITYIFGRKGTGKTRLLRELKNRGLGEPLIVAADEKSGGVSSSDAVFSDLANHFSNDPVMLWWTILAAALESDSTSGPAFLKSLKSKEHQARRKPKPLRISDIAELAARLPTRRVFLIDGIETAFRAAQLIEFVEALFKFLLTIQSDAKFSERVVVRLFLRTDLARRAFQNVEQQTAGRKLDLTWNTQSIFNFVLSRIGQLGWFQESFPDACKAIDREDVRIRAGQLPSAEYEPLLLEIFPRRLRRNNLQTLTFLKTYFSDAAGDDETRAAFYPRLFDAFLRFIAHPEELPQGSTRANPLEDGRVDQSLILAAHESASVRFLDEVKQELSVLLSLAERPAENDQRVTELLSAFDGLKTPFEFERRLEELQKLGGGKVEAADLRDALQRMKDIGMFEDRPGHAGWWRAGRLFKSALRMKYVRK, from the coding sequence ATGATCACACTTTCGTCCATCGTGAAAAGAGCCCACGAGGCTTACGGTTCGCAACTCGAACTTCGCTATCTCCACCCCACGCTGTACCTGATCTGCAAGGATCCCGCCTTCGAAAGTCTCGAGGACGAGGAGAGGAAACGACGTTTCGTGGAAAAGACGGGGCTGTCTGGCAACGGCGCCAACCAATCCTACCTGGCCTCCATTCTCAGTCTCGTCCTGGTGACGCCGGAAGAACGCGAACGCGACTACGACTTTCTCGATGTATCCGCGACCGGCAGGCATTGGCTGCCGCTCCTGGCCGGGCGTCAAGCGACCGGGTTCGCTCCCGTCGAAAGTGCCGTCCCGCGTGCAATTCATTTCTACGGATATAAGGGAGGCCAGGCGCGTTCCACAGTTCTTGCGATGCTCGCTCAACAACTCGCGGAAGATGGGTACCTGGTGCTCGCAGTGGATGCGGACATCGAGGCCCCTTCCCTGGATGCCGTCTTCGACTCAGCGGCAAGCAGCCCATCCCAAACGCTGCTTGGCCTCGCAATGTCAACCCAGCCCATCGAAACCCGTTCCGCCTACACCGCGAGGGGAGGCGTCGGGCGTGTGGACCTGATCGCCTGCCGACCGGTCTCCGCCGAGTACGACATGGACTTCGCGGCGTTCGCGCTTCGGTCCGCTCTCGACGTGGAGGTTCTGGAGGAAGGTCTCAATAGGCTTCGTCGACACATCGAACAAATGCCCAAGGATCGCTACGACTTTGTCCTTTTGGATCACCGATCCGGGTTGGCCACCTCGGTGCTGCCAGTGATCGGGGCGTATCCGGGACCGACGGTCATTTGTCTCCGTATCGATGAACAATCCAGCGGAGCAGGCGCTCTTTTCGACATTCTCCTCGGACAGGTCAAGGATACCCCCGGCGCGTACGTCAGTTTCTCGCTCGATCCCGAGGACACGCGGGAGAAGATGTTGGGTAGGCATGGAGCGCGGATCAGTGAATTTCTGGACAGATTGGGAGAAGCGGTCGAACGCGGTTCCAGCGACTACGCCGGGCCGGACAACGACCTTCCCCCAGAGGACTTCCAGCGATACTGGGTTTCCTGGTTTCACGATCGCGCCTTCGTGACCGATCGCTTTCCCGCCTTGTCGGAAATCTCGGAGGGCAATCGTCAATCGTTGCTTCAACTGCGGGAGGTTCTCGGTCTTTCCGGCAGAAAGGAACCGGTCGTCCGCGAGCGACGTCGCGAACGCCGTTCCACCCGACTCTCCCCCAGCGGGGCGGGTGATGAAGGGGTCTTCATCCAGACCCAGGAGATCGCGCGCCTCTTCCAACCGAACACTCCCATTACCTACATCTTTGGCCGCAAAGGCACAGGTAAGACCCGACTTCTTCGGGAACTCAAGAATCGGGGTTTGGGCGAACCGCTGATCGTCGCAGCGGACGAAAAATCGGGGGGAGTTTCTTCCAGTGACGCTGTGTTCTCGGATCTGGCCAACCATTTTTCGAACGATCCGGTGATGCTCTGGTGGACAATTCTTGCCGCAGCCCTCGAATCCGACAGTACATCTGGGCCGGCGTTCCTTAAGAGTCTGAAGTCGAAGGAACATCAGGCCCGTCGCAAGCCCAAACCCCTTCGTATCTCCGATATCGCCGAACTGGCTGCACGGTTGCCGACTCGCCGGGTCTTTCTCATCGACGGCATCGAAACGGCATTCCGGGCGGCTCAACTCATCGAGTTCGTTGAGGCCCTATTTAAGTTTTTGCTCACAATCCAGTCGGACGCCAAGTTTTCGGAAAGAGTCGTCGTCCGTCTTTTTCTGCGTACGGACCTCGCCCGGCGCGCTTTTCAAAACGTCGAACAGCAAACCGCCGGGCGCAAACTCGATCTCACCTGGAACACCCAGTCGATCTTCAATTTCGTTCTCTCCCGAATCGGCCAACTCGGGTGGTTTCAAGAGAGCTTTCCAGATGCCTGCAAAGCCATCGACAGGGAAGATGTGCGCATTCGTGCAGGCCAGCTTCCGTCCGCGGAGTACGAACCGCTTCTCCTGGAGATTTTTCCGCGCCGCCTCCGCAGAAATAACCTTCAAACCCTGACGTTTCTCAAGACCTACTTTTCGGATGCAGCCGGCGACGATGAAACTCGCGCTGCATTCTACCCGCGACTATTCGATGCGTTTCTGCGGTTCATCGCTCATCCGGAGGAATTGCCTCAAGGCAGTACTCGGGCGAATCCTTTGGAGGACGGGAGAGTCGACCAATCCCTCATCCTGGCCGCCCACGAAAGTGCGTCCGTCAGGTTCCTCGACGAGGTAAAACAGGAACTGAGTGTATTGCTCAGCCTGGCCGAGCGGCCCGCCGAAAACGACCAACGTGTCACCGAGCTCTTGTCTGCATTCGATGGGCTTAAAACACCGTTCGAATTCGAAAGGCGCCTGGAAGAACTGCAAAAACTCGGCGGCGGCAAAGTCGAGGCCGCGGACCTCCGAGACGCGCTCCAGCGCATGAAGGATATCGGAATGTTCGAGGACCGCCCGGGCCATGCCGGATGGTGGCGGGCGGGACGTTTGTTCAAGTCGGCGTTGAGGATGAAATACGTGCGCAAGTAG
- a CDS encoding DUF4338 domain-containing protein — protein MHPQVVGDGAALPGRYGDNLGVVIAEQQIQGRWIRAEEILELQNWIGEHPDWSRKRVARELCAHWEWRDARGRLKDFAARSFLLKLEAQGVLDLPALRIYQRRPPRRPPDLPGWQAPAPWSAPLRKVQPVSVEVIEPGGALARRWAFYLHTYHYLGLREVGENLGYLVRDALGRDLACLPFSAPAWRCAPRERALGWSDAERRSGLHTLANNTRFLILPWVRVPHLAGHVLGVVARRIGADWHAKYGHGLDGLETFVEQDRFAGTCYRAANWQCVGRTQGRSRQDRHHTCAVPRKDIYLYRLRRRSR, from the coding sequence GTGCATCCCCAAGTTGTCGGTGATGGGGCTGCACTACCGGGTAGGTACGGCGACAATCTGGGGGTGGTGATCGCCGAACAACAGATTCAAGGCAGGTGGATACGGGCGGAGGAGATTCTCGAACTTCAGAACTGGATTGGAGAGCATCCGGACTGGAGTCGTAAGCGCGTGGCCCGCGAGCTATGTGCCCATTGGGAGTGGCGCGACGCCCGGGGTCGACTGAAGGATTTTGCGGCCCGCAGCTTCCTGCTGAAGCTGGAGGCGCAGGGCGTACTCGATCTTCCTGCCTTGCGAATTTACCAGCGCCGCCCCCCGCGGAGGCCCCCTGACCTGCCGGGGTGGCAGGCTCCGGCGCCGTGGAGCGCACCCTTGAGGAAGGTGCAACCGGTGAGCGTGGAGGTGATCGAACCCGGCGGGGCTTTGGCGCGTCGGTGGGCCTTCTATCTTCACACCTATCACTACCTGGGGCTGCGCGAGGTCGGCGAAAACCTCGGTTACCTAGTGCGTGACGCCTTGGGCCGGGACCTCGCCTGCCTGCCTTTTAGCGCCCCGGCCTGGCGTTGTGCCCCGCGTGAGCGCGCTCTGGGCTGGAGCGACGCTGAACGCCGAAGCGGACTTCACACCCTGGCCAACAATACCCGCTTCCTCATCCTGCCGTGGGTTCGGGTGCCCCATCTGGCCGGCCATGTTCTCGGGGTGGTGGCTCGGCGCATTGGTGCGGATTGGCACGCAAAGTACGGCCATGGCCTGGACGGTCTGGAGACCTTTGTCGAACAGGACCGCTTCGCCGGCACCTGTTACCGCGCGGCCAACTGGCAGTGCGTTGGCCGGACCCAGGGCCGCAGCCGGCAGGACCGCCACCATACCTGCGCAGTGCCGCGAAAGGATATCTATCTCTATCGCCTGCGCCGGCGTTCGCGATGA
- a CDS encoding PAS domain S-box protein: MKRSLRREAGAGDTGPEGTTAAAGSGGVAGGDAVFRDFVAGSPEAIFVMDAGAGRFVEANGAAARLMGCASRERLVGSHPVDWSPERQPDGRDSGEAVAGWLGTAVGGGGSRFEWLARRATGELLPLEVTVTPVGMGGRAVLVLVARDISERKRAEHALRDSQSVLASIADNISEAMYRSDAEHRLIIVNRAFLELFGYDAMDALGGQPIAALHAEEAVWRELIEQLEREGAYGQKEVEFVRKGGGHFWGLASARVVREPRTGAVAYHVGAITDITERRRAAAEIRRLYATLERRIAERTAELSTSEASLRALVDHAPEAIVVYDAELGHFVHGNENALRLYGVTREVFATLGPLDVSPAHQPDGSLSEEAARERMEETLAGGAPVFEWTHRHTSGRLIPCEVRLIRLPAEGRRLLRASITDNSERHRRERIQQATYRISEAVHTADDLESLYERIHEIVGGLMPARNFYLALVEPEHERIWFPYYRDEFNQETPAPRPLDTGLTGAVVRSGRPVRLGAEAQARQVREGDRLVLGDPSGVRYVESGRRAAIWLGVPLKFQGRILGVMAVQDYHHPEAYGEEEERILTFVAGQTALAIERKRSERELRESEQKFRALFEASSQGVMLHDTEKYLEVNPATLRIMGYPDAADLIGRHPAETSPPTQPDGRDSAVVAREYIARCMETGHARFDWVARSGRGVDVPLEVILTRVTMGGRQIIQAVINDISERKRAEAELRRALQHEKEMGALKSNFVSMVSHEFRTPLGIIMSSAGILEKYFDRLDPGERREQLESIQRSTRRMGDLMEQVLLLSRLDAARMGFAPTPLDLAGFFRVLTDEVHSVTSRRCPIELRVDALPARARADEGLLRHIFTNLLTNAVKYSEAGQSVEFSVVREGAEAVCTVRDHGIGIPEADREWLFRAFHRGRNVGQRSGTGLGLVIVQRCLEIHGGRLELESAVGAGTAMTVRLPVFSEREE; the protein is encoded by the coding sequence ATGAAACGATCCCTTCGTCGGGAGGCAGGCGCGGGCGACACCGGGCCGGAGGGGACGACTGCGGCGGCGGGTTCGGGCGGGGTGGCGGGGGGGGATGCGGTTTTCCGGGATTTTGTGGCCGGCAGTCCGGAGGCGATTTTCGTGATGGATGCGGGGGCGGGGCGGTTTGTGGAGGCGAACGGCGCGGCGGCGAGGCTGATGGGCTGCGCATCACGGGAGCGGCTGGTGGGGAGTCATCCTGTGGACTGGTCCCCTGAGCGGCAACCGGACGGACGGGACTCGGGGGAGGCGGTGGCGGGCTGGTTGGGGACGGCGGTGGGCGGCGGCGGGTCGCGATTCGAGTGGCTGGCGAGGCGGGCGACGGGGGAGTTGCTGCCTCTGGAGGTGACGGTGACGCCGGTGGGGATGGGGGGGAGGGCGGTGCTGGTGCTGGTGGCGCGGGACATCAGCGAACGGAAGCGGGCTGAGCACGCGTTGCGGGACAGCCAGTCGGTGCTGGCGTCGATCGCCGACAACATTTCGGAGGCGATGTACCGGAGCGACGCGGAGCATCGGTTGATCATCGTCAACCGGGCGTTTCTGGAACTGTTCGGGTACGACGCGATGGATGCGCTGGGGGGGCAGCCCATCGCGGCGTTGCATGCGGAGGAGGCGGTGTGGAGGGAGTTGATCGAGCAACTGGAGCGGGAGGGGGCGTACGGTCAGAAGGAGGTGGAGTTTGTGCGGAAGGGCGGGGGGCATTTCTGGGGGCTGGCGAGTGCGCGGGTGGTGCGGGAACCGCGGACGGGGGCGGTGGCGTACCATGTCGGAGCGATCACGGACATCACCGAGCGGCGACGGGCGGCGGCGGAGATCCGGCGGTTGTATGCGACGCTGGAGCGGCGGATTGCGGAGCGGACGGCGGAGCTGAGTACAAGCGAGGCGAGTTTGCGGGCCCTGGTGGATCATGCGCCGGAGGCGATCGTGGTGTACGACGCCGAGCTGGGACATTTCGTGCATGGGAACGAGAACGCATTGCGACTGTACGGGGTGACGCGGGAGGTATTCGCGACGCTGGGCCCGCTGGATGTGAGCCCGGCGCACCAGCCGGACGGGAGTCTGTCCGAGGAGGCGGCGCGGGAGCGGATGGAAGAGACGCTGGCCGGTGGGGCGCCGGTGTTCGAGTGGACGCACCGGCACACGAGCGGGCGGCTGATTCCGTGCGAGGTGCGTTTGATCCGGCTGCCGGCGGAGGGGCGGCGGTTGTTAAGGGCGAGCATCACCGACAACAGCGAGCGGCATCGGCGGGAGCGGATCCAGCAGGCGACCTACCGGATTTCGGAGGCGGTTCACACGGCGGACGACCTGGAGAGCCTGTACGAGCGGATCCACGAAATTGTCGGGGGCCTGATGCCGGCGCGGAACTTCTATCTGGCGTTGGTGGAGCCGGAGCACGAGCGGATCTGGTTTCCGTATTACCGGGACGAATTCAACCAGGAGACGCCGGCGCCGCGTCCGCTGGACACGGGTCTGACCGGAGCGGTGGTGCGGAGCGGCCGGCCGGTGCGACTGGGGGCGGAGGCGCAGGCGCGGCAGGTGCGGGAGGGGGACCGGTTGGTGCTGGGGGACCCTTCCGGGGTGAGATATGTCGAGTCGGGGCGGAGGGCGGCCATCTGGCTGGGGGTGCCGTTGAAGTTCCAGGGCCGGATCCTGGGGGTGATGGCGGTGCAGGATTATCACCATCCGGAGGCGTACGGGGAGGAGGAGGAGCGGATACTGACGTTTGTGGCGGGGCAGACGGCGCTGGCCATCGAGCGCAAGCGTTCGGAGCGGGAATTGCGGGAGAGCGAGCAGAAGTTCCGGGCGCTGTTTGAAGCCTCGAGCCAGGGGGTGATGTTGCACGACACGGAGAAGTATCTCGAGGTGAACCCGGCGACGCTCCGGATCATGGGGTATCCGGATGCGGCCGACCTGATCGGACGTCACCCGGCCGAAACGTCGCCACCGACCCAGCCGGATGGGCGGGATTCGGCGGTGGTGGCGCGGGAATACATTGCGCGGTGCATGGAGACGGGGCATGCGCGGTTCGACTGGGTGGCCCGGTCGGGGAGGGGGGTGGACGTGCCGCTCGAGGTGATTCTGACGAGGGTGACGATGGGGGGACGGCAGATCATCCAGGCGGTGATCAACGACATCAGCGAACGGAAGCGGGCGGAGGCGGAGTTGCGGCGGGCCTTGCAGCACGAGAAGGAGATGGGGGCGTTGAAGAGCAATTTCGTGTCGATGGTGTCGCACGAATTCCGCACGCCGCTCGGGATCATCATGTCGTCGGCCGGCATTCTGGAGAAGTACTTCGACCGCCTCGACCCCGGGGAGCGCCGGGAGCAACTGGAGTCGATCCAGCGCAGCACCCGGCGGATGGGGGATCTGATGGAGCAGGTGCTGCTGCTGTCACGGCTGGATGCGGCGCGGATGGGATTTGCTCCGACTCCGCTCGATCTGGCGGGGTTTTTCCGGGTGCTGACCGACGAGGTGCATTCGGTCACCTCGCGGCGGTGCCCGATCGAACTGCGGGTGGACGCATTGCCGGCGCGGGCGCGGGCGGACGAGGGGTTGCTGCGGCACATCTTCACGAATCTGCTGACCAACGCGGTGAAGTATTCGGAGGCGGGACAGTCGGTGGAGTTCAGTGTCGTGCGGGAAGGTGCGGAGGCGGTGTGCACCGTGCGGGACCACGGGATCGGAATTCCGGAAGCGGATCGGGAGTGGCTGTTCCGGGCGTTTCACCGCGGGCGGAATGTGGGGCAGCGATCGGGCACCGGGCTGGGCCTGGTCATTGTGCAGCGTTGTCTGGAGATCCATGGCGGCCGCCTGGAGTTGGAAAGCGCGGTGGGGGCCGGGACGGCCATGACGGTGCGGCTTCCGGTGTTTTCGGAGCGGGAGGAGTAG
- a CDS encoding Gfo/Idh/MocA family oxidoreductase produces MGALNVAVVGCGGITLQNHLPGLALCPEVRVRAVCDADPATRERARSATGAGVATGDYREVVTRDDIHAVIIATPNVTHHPIAMAAIEHGKHVLCEKPLAMNRADAEALAAAADRAGVRHLTAFTYRFVPAMRYLHHLVRSGDLGEPRHYRSCRLQDWGTRDLGWRQRKALAGTGELGDMLSHRIDFAHHLVGPMRRLVADLRNLTPVRDGQPNDTDDWVAILAAFAGGATGVLESSKLASGRNESWRSLDYVEINGSEATFEFTTGRWNELLHGRRGGPGLEPLAVPREFWTWPGSPRDPGVGDPLVTFRYDQAVEFIQAIREERSCAVTFHDGARAQAVMDAALASARDGAWVTL; encoded by the coding sequence ATGGGCGCCTTGAACGTGGCGGTGGTGGGGTGCGGCGGGATCACGCTGCAGAATCATCTTCCCGGTCTGGCGTTGTGTCCGGAGGTGCGCGTGCGGGCGGTGTGCGATGCGGACCCGGCGACGCGGGAGCGGGCGCGGAGTGCGACGGGGGCGGGGGTGGCGACGGGCGACTACCGGGAGGTGGTGACCCGGGACGACATTCATGCGGTGATCATCGCCACGCCGAACGTGACGCATCATCCGATCGCGATGGCGGCGATCGAACACGGGAAACATGTCCTGTGTGAGAAGCCGCTGGCGATGAACCGGGCGGATGCCGAGGCGCTGGCGGCGGCGGCGGACCGGGCGGGGGTGAGGCATCTGACGGCCTTCACCTACCGGTTTGTGCCGGCGATGCGGTATCTGCATCACCTCGTGCGATCGGGGGATCTGGGGGAGCCGCGGCACTATCGTTCATGCCGGTTGCAGGATTGGGGCACGCGCGACCTGGGGTGGCGGCAGCGGAAGGCGCTGGCGGGGACGGGGGAGCTGGGGGACATGTTGAGCCACCGCATTGATTTTGCGCATCACCTGGTGGGACCGATGCGGCGTCTGGTGGCGGATCTGCGGAACCTGACCCCGGTACGGGACGGGCAGCCCAACGACACGGACGACTGGGTGGCGATTCTCGCGGCGTTTGCGGGCGGGGCGACCGGGGTGCTGGAGAGTTCGAAGCTGGCGAGCGGACGCAACGAGAGCTGGCGGAGTCTGGACTACGTCGAGATCAACGGCAGCGAGGCGACCTTCGAATTCACCACGGGTCGATGGAACGAGCTTCTGCATGGGCGTCGGGGCGGCCCCGGGCTGGAACCGCTGGCGGTCCCGAGGGAGTTCTGGACCTGGCCTGGTTCGCCACGGGATCCGGGTGTGGGCGATCCGCTGGTGACCTTCCGGTACGACCAGGCGGTCGAGTTCATCCAGGCGATCCGCGAGGAGCGGTCGTGCGCGGTGACCTTTCACGACGGGGCCCGGGCGCAGGCGGTGATGGACGCGGCGCTGGCGTCGGCGCGGGACGGGGCCTGGGTGACGTTGTAG
- a CDS encoding antibiotic biosynthesis monooxygenase, with product MSFVPVTVVARIQAQAGRESELREILSALLAPTRGEEGCLNYDLHQAAEDPTVFLFHENWRSREDLDRHLGSAHVTEALGRAAPLVAGAPEIGLYSRVG from the coding sequence ATGAGTTTCGTTCCTGTCACTGTTGTTGCCCGCATCCAGGCCCAGGCCGGGCGGGAATCCGAACTGCGCGAAATCCTGTCCGCGCTGCTGGCTCCGACCCGGGGGGAGGAGGGATGTCTGAACTACGATCTTCACCAGGCGGCGGAGGATCCGACGGTCTTCCTGTTCCATGAGAACTGGCGGAGCCGGGAGGATCTGGACCGGCACCTGGGCAGCGCGCACGTGACGGAGGCGCTGGGACGGGCCGCGCCGCTGGTGGCGGGGGCGCCGGAGATCGGGTTGTACAGCCGGGTTGGTTGA
- a CDS encoding sugar phosphate isomerase/epimerase encodes MASTTTFSRRSFLSLASALALAPAVRAAQPFVRHGPPRLRLALAAYSFRDFFQDRPEGAPAPAPGTRLLSLTDFLDFCAAHHCDGAELTAYYFPREVRESFLLELRRHAFLRGVSLSGTAVGNTFTPPPGPRRDREIAHVKQWIEHARVLGAPHLRVFAGNAGGSEPAEARRRCIEALEDCAESAARAGVFLGIENHGGIVAEAGDLLDIVRAVRSPWVGINLDTGNFHTPDPYADLARCAPYAVNVQWKVEIRRRGARPEPVDGPRVARILADAGYQGWVALEYESAEDPFVAVPRHLDTLRHLLRLE; translated from the coding sequence GTGGCCTCCACGACGACCTTTTCCCGCCGTTCGTTCCTGAGCCTCGCCTCGGCGCTCGCCCTCGCCCCGGCCGTCCGGGCCGCCCAACCGTTCGTCCGCCACGGCCCGCCCCGCCTCCGCCTCGCCCTGGCAGCCTACTCGTTTCGCGACTTCTTCCAGGACCGCCCCGAAGGCGCCCCCGCCCCCGCCCCGGGAACCCGCCTCCTCAGCCTGACCGATTTCCTCGATTTCTGCGCCGCCCACCACTGCGACGGCGCGGAGCTGACCGCGTACTATTTCCCCCGCGAGGTCCGCGAATCCTTCCTCCTCGAACTCCGACGCCACGCCTTCCTCCGCGGCGTGAGCCTCAGCGGCACCGCCGTCGGCAACACCTTCACCCCGCCGCCTGGACCCCGTCGCGACCGCGAAATCGCCCACGTGAAACAGTGGATCGAACACGCCCGCGTCCTCGGCGCCCCCCACCTCCGCGTCTTCGCCGGCAATGCCGGGGGATCCGAACCGGCCGAAGCCAGACGCCGCTGCATCGAGGCACTCGAGGACTGCGCCGAATCCGCCGCCCGGGCCGGTGTCTTCCTTGGCATCGAGAACCACGGCGGCATCGTCGCCGAAGCCGGCGATCTCCTCGACATTGTCCGGGCCGTCCGCAGCCCCTGGGTCGGCATCAACCTCGATACCGGCAACTTCCACACGCCCGACCCCTACGCCGACCTCGCCCGCTGCGCCCCCTACGCCGTGAACGTCCAGTGGAAGGTCGAGATCCGACGCCGCGGAGCCCGACCCGAACCGGTGGATGGCCCCCGTGTGGCCCGCATTCTCGCCGACGCCGGCTACCAGGGCTGGGTCGCCCTCGAATACGAGTCCGCCGAAGATCCCTTCGTCGCCGTGCCCCGCCATTTGGACACCCTCCGCCACCTGCTCCGCCTCGAATAG